A window of Syngnathoides biaculeatus isolate LvHL_M chromosome 9, ASM1980259v1, whole genome shotgun sequence contains these coding sequences:
- the LOC133505831 gene encoding CMRF35-like molecule 8: MTTFKLSFYIMAATVCILTLRGQSGRQPSSDTHWKDIKATVIKKRVGEALQYHCSYPEGHDKDEHFLCKGDNPVTCKRMRRKTKMLRVNGRKKTFSVHIQDLSKTDSGTYWCTSNTTWNRRDYTKMQLNVDEDTKSRKSRHPTVHVPIANVTMTPQLSMLSSATLSTHSVVKDINVAALVCPILLAVAVLAFLVFGYTLTWTQGGSSLQGTHKATNDEDDPANHLYEEVQMESLSGHAIVSRPTDLVHYSTVSFLQESNSISTPQTLHAEAEENSSYSSVTGISIPTVANIIYSTVTKPI; the protein is encoded by the exons ATGACAACATTCAAACTGTCCTTCTACATTATGGCag CGACAGTGTGTATACTGACACTGAGAGGACAAAGTGGTCGTCAGCCGAGCAGTGATACAC ACTGGAAAGACATTAAAGCAACTGTAATAAAAAAACGTGTTGGAGAAGCTTTACAATACCATTGCTCTTACCCAGAGGGCCATGACAAGGATGAACATTTCTTGTGCAAGGGAGATAATCCCGTCACTTGCAAGAGGATGAgacgtaaaacaaaaatgctgagagtaaatggaagaaaaaaaacattttcggtGCACATCCAAGATCTGAGCAAAACAGACTCTGGAACATACTGGTGCACCTCTAATACAACATGGAACCGTCGTGATTACACTAAAATGCAACTTAATGTTG ATGAAGACACCAAGAGTAGAAAATCAAGGCATCCCACTGTGCATGTGCCAATAGCAAACGTGACAATGACACCACAATTATCCATGCTGTCTTCAGCAACATTATCAACACACAGTGTGGTCAAAG ATATCAATGTGGCTGCTCTGGTGTGTCCCATATTATTGGCAGTAGCTGTGCTCGCATTTCTTGTGTTTGGATACACACTCACCTGGACACAAG GAGGATCATCACTGCAGGGGACACACAAAGCAACCAACGATGAG GACGATCCTGCCAATCACCTGTATGAGGAGGTACAGATGGAGTCCCTCTCAGGACATGCCATTGTCAGCCGTCCAACAGACCTGGTGCACTATTCCACTGTTAGTTTCCTCCAAGAGTCAAACAGCATCTCAACACCGCAAACTTTGCACGCTGAGGCTGAAGAGAATAGCTCCTACTCCTCTGTCACTGGAATTAGCATCCCTACAGTGGCAAATATTATCTACTCCACTGTAACAAAACCTATATAG